ACAGCTCTGCTGTGTGTGAAGGGGAGCTCTGTGCCCTCATACTCCGGGGTTTCTGCCCCATCCCTGAGGTCCCTGTGCTTACAATGTGGATCATGTCCCCACACTATCTTCACCCTTGCTCCCAACCCACTGAGGGTGGGACCCTGGGCCACACCCCACCGTGTGGTCACAGcctctttcctgggtctcccctctgctcctcaccctccctccccaacttctcgccctccaaGTCAGTggcctccccatccccactggGCTCCCGGAGGCTGACAGCCAGCACCAGGGCCTGTAGAAGACCAAAGAGGCAGGCAAAGTGCAGGGGGTGAGCGGTAAGTAGGCTCAGCACGGCATGGAGCCCATGCAGGGCAGCCAGGAAGGACAGTAGCCCATGCAGCCAGAGGCCCAGCGGTCCACGCAGGCCCAACGCGTCCAAGGCTGCCCGCAAGGGCCTTGAGCACAGCCCTAGCAGGGCTGAGGCCAGGAGCTCCAGCAGATGCAGGGTCAGGTTGGTGGAGATCTGCAGACACTCCTCTGGGTCCCCCAGGTACTGGTAGGGAGCCCCTGCTCCCCCACCTGTTTCCCCCCGCAGCCAACCCAGCAGCTTCTGACGCTGGCCAGGCTTCTCCGCTGGGGCTTCAGGCCCAGGGGGACTCAGTCCCTCTTCAGGGGACACACCAGGCTTCCTGGTGCTACCTGAGTCCACAGGATCCCATCCT
Above is a genomic segment from Eubalaena glacialis isolate mEubGla1 chromosome 7, mEubGla1.1.hap2.+ XY, whole genome shotgun sequence containing:
- the C7H6orf47 gene encoding uncharacterized protein C6orf47 homolog, with the translated sequence MFLRQLGGWLPRPWGRWKSTRPDLPAPEPRRMDSSSENSGSDWDSAPETMGDLGPPKTKDSGAQRSSGAAPEPSRESQVEQLGCKRMDSLKWDKTVSSTQESGRLEAGETIPKLGWDPVDSGSTRKPGVSPEEGLSPPGPEAPAEKPGQRQKLLGWLRGETGGGAGAPYQYLGDPEECLQISTNLTLHLLELLASALLGLCSRPLRAALDALGLRGPLGLWLHGLLSFLAALHGLHAVLSLLTAHPLHFACLFGLLQALVLAVSLREPSGDGEATDLEGEKLGREGEEQRGDPGKRL